A window of the Streptomyces sp. NBC_00454 genome harbors these coding sequences:
- the aspA gene encoding aspartate ammonia-lyase: protein MTAATRSEHDLLGDRDVPADAYWGVHTLRATENFPITGTPISAYPHLIDALAAVKEAAALTNEGLGLLEPAKAAVIVAACQEIRGGKLHDQFVVDVIQGGAGTSTNMNANEVIANRALELLGHAKGEYRHLHPNEDINLGQSTNDVYPTAVRIATVSAVRGLLEAMAVLQDTFARKAVEFRDVLKMGRTQLQDAVPMTLGQEFSAFAIMLDEDRSRLAEAVELILEINLGATAIGTGLNAPAGYAESARRHLADITGLPLVTAANLVEATQDCGAFVQMSGVLKRIAVKLSKTCNDLRLLSSGPRAGFGEINLPPVQAGSSIMPGKVNPVIPEVVNQVAFEVIGNDITITMAAEAGQLQLNAFEPVILHSLSKSITHLHAACLTLAERCVAGITANTEKLRATVENSIGLVTALNPHIGYTAATDIAKEALATGRGVAELVLERGLLPAERLTALLRPEVIAGARAAGA, encoded by the coding sequence ATGACCGCCGCCACCCGCAGCGAACACGACCTGCTCGGAGACCGCGACGTCCCCGCCGACGCCTACTGGGGCGTCCACACCCTGCGCGCCACCGAGAACTTCCCCATCACCGGCACGCCCATCTCCGCCTACCCGCACCTGATCGACGCCCTCGCCGCTGTCAAGGAGGCCGCCGCCCTCACCAACGAGGGACTCGGCCTGCTGGAACCCGCGAAGGCAGCCGTGATCGTCGCCGCCTGCCAGGAGATACGCGGCGGCAAGCTCCACGACCAGTTCGTCGTCGACGTCATCCAGGGCGGCGCCGGCACCTCGACCAACATGAACGCCAACGAGGTCATCGCCAACCGGGCGCTGGAGCTGCTGGGCCACGCCAAGGGCGAGTACCGGCACCTGCACCCCAACGAGGACATCAACCTCGGCCAGTCCACCAACGACGTCTACCCGACCGCCGTTCGGATCGCGACCGTCTCCGCGGTGCGCGGCCTGCTCGAAGCCATGGCCGTCCTCCAGGACACGTTCGCCCGCAAGGCCGTCGAGTTCCGCGACGTTCTGAAGATGGGCCGCACCCAGTTGCAGGACGCCGTGCCGATGACGCTCGGGCAGGAGTTCTCCGCCTTCGCCATCATGCTCGACGAGGACCGCAGCCGACTCGCTGAGGCCGTCGAGCTGATCCTTGAGATCAACCTCGGCGCGACCGCGATCGGCACGGGTCTCAACGCCCCCGCCGGATACGCCGAATCGGCCCGCCGCCACCTTGCCGACATCACCGGGCTGCCCCTGGTCACCGCGGCCAACCTGGTCGAAGCCACCCAGGACTGCGGCGCCTTCGTCCAGATGTCCGGCGTCCTCAAGCGCATCGCCGTCAAGCTCTCCAAGACCTGCAACGACCTGCGCCTGCTGTCCTCCGGACCGCGCGCCGGCTTCGGCGAGATCAACCTGCCGCCGGTGCAGGCGGGCTCGAGCATCATGCCCGGCAAGGTCAACCCGGTGATCCCAGAGGTCGTCAACCAGGTCGCCTTCGAGGTGATCGGCAACGACATCACCATCACCATGGCCGCCGAAGCCGGACAACTCCAGCTCAACGCCTTCGAGCCGGTCATCCTGCACTCTCTGTCGAAGTCCATAACCCACCTGCACGCGGCCTGCCTCACCCTCGCCGAGCGCTGCGTGGCCGGCATCACCGCCAACACCGAGAAGCTGCGGGCCACCGTTGAGAACTCCATCGGCCTGGTGACCGCCCTGAACCCGCACATCGGATACACCGCCGCCACCGACATCGCCAAAGAGGCCCTGGCCACCGGCCGGGGCGTGGCCGAGCTCGTCCTGGAGCGAGGTCTGCTGCCGGCCGAGCGGCTCACCGCCTTGCTGCGGCCCGAGGTGATCGCGGGAGCCAGAGCGGCCGGGGCCTGA
- a CDS encoding DUF5937 family protein: MGEVLFGVDDMANLRFAMSPLWETAASLRAVADPGRHAVHLPWIKQALALRQDRILAGKMGPLHALVAPDGTVRSFLTPPPRCPLAEMEEELAVLATLPAEGVAAGLAAAGRRTPLTDFERRLAEDPGRVLPELADALLAWWQAGVRPHWPRIRAVLEADVAYRTRQLGEDGIREVLAHLHPALRWEDNRLESADLPAGELVLAGHGITLAPSAFAVRCHLLAGLGGAPPCAIYPSRAVGTLWERRDAAGDGLARLLGHSRARILAHTSSPSTTTGLAGRTGLSLGAVSQHLAVLRDAGLVTSHRYRREVHYKASDLGIALLERV, translated from the coding sequence ATGGGCGAGGTGCTCTTCGGGGTGGACGACATGGCCAACCTCAGGTTCGCGATGTCGCCGTTGTGGGAGACCGCCGCCAGTCTTCGGGCGGTGGCCGATCCCGGGCGGCATGCCGTCCATCTGCCGTGGATCAAACAGGCGCTGGCTCTCCGGCAGGACCGGATCCTCGCCGGGAAGATGGGGCCGCTGCACGCCCTGGTGGCTCCGGACGGCACGGTGCGCAGCTTCCTGACGCCGCCTCCACGCTGTCCGCTGGCCGAGATGGAGGAAGAGCTCGCCGTGCTCGCGACCCTGCCGGCCGAGGGGGTGGCCGCCGGGCTCGCAGCAGCCGGTCGGCGAACGCCGCTGACCGACTTCGAGCGGCGGCTGGCCGAGGACCCCGGACGGGTACTGCCCGAACTGGCCGATGCCCTGCTCGCCTGGTGGCAAGCAGGCGTACGACCGCACTGGCCCCGGATCCGTGCCGTACTGGAGGCCGATGTCGCGTACCGGACCCGCCAGCTCGGCGAGGACGGCATCCGGGAGGTGCTCGCCCACCTCCATCCTGCGCTGCGGTGGGAGGACAACCGCCTGGAGTCCGCCGACCTGCCGGCCGGGGAACTCGTCCTGGCCGGGCACGGGATCACCCTGGCACCCAGCGCGTTCGCGGTCCGCTGCCACCTGCTGGCCGGGCTCGGCGGGGCACCGCCTTGTGCTATCTACCCGTCGCGCGCGGTGGGCACCCTGTGGGAACGGCGTGACGCCGCCGGGGACGGTCTGGCGCGCCTGCTGGGCCACAGCCGGGCCCGGATCCTCGCCCACACGAGCTCACCGTCCACAACGACCGGGCTGGCCGGACGGACCGGGCTGAGCCTGGGCGCGGTCTCGCAGCACCTCGCCGTACTGCGCGATGCGGGCCTGGTCACCAGCCACCGCTACCGGCGCGAGGTCCACTACAAGGCGAGCGACCTCGGGATCGCGCTGCTGGAGCGGGTCTAG
- a CDS encoding MFS transporter has translation MTISLTNDAGGTREGTKASGTGGSGGRPALWRLADFRRLWIGDTVSQAGTAVTLLALPLLAIGTLGATPFEAGLLVMCEYLGFLLIGLPAGAWVDRMRRRRVMIVGDLGRAALLGSLPAAAWLDVLTLPQLYAVAFGMSICTAFFDVAYQSHLPQLVDGTRLVEANVALEATRTIAAAGGPGAGGALVGALTAPVAIVVDAVSFLVSALCLSRIRRADAKPEPRPEVPLRVEIAEGLHFVFGNPLLRALTLTSAISNLFGTIGAAMLLVLLAGELGLSPLLCGLVFTVEAVSGFIGSLLTMRIAARLGQGRAMCASVIASGVLWLAAVPLFHEDWRFAVAAVLQGLGWTAFMTFKITSVAFRQQLCPAPLLGRMTATFRFVVWGSMPLGALIGGVLGEYFGARTALWTGALGELLAVLPLLLSPLRTARELPR, from the coding sequence ATGACGATCTCTCTCACCAACGACGCCGGCGGCACCCGTGAAGGAACCAAGGCCAGCGGCACGGGCGGTTCCGGCGGCCGCCCCGCCCTGTGGCGCCTGGCGGACTTCCGCCGTCTCTGGATCGGCGACACCGTCAGCCAGGCGGGCACGGCAGTCACCCTCCTCGCCCTCCCGCTCCTGGCGATCGGCACTCTTGGTGCCACCCCTTTCGAGGCGGGCCTGCTCGTCATGTGCGAGTACCTGGGCTTCCTGCTCATCGGCTTGCCGGCCGGGGCCTGGGTGGACCGGATGCGCCGCCGCCGCGTCATGATCGTGGGCGACCTCGGCCGCGCCGCGCTCCTCGGCTCCCTCCCTGCCGCAGCCTGGCTTGACGTCTTGACCCTGCCCCAGCTGTACGCCGTGGCCTTCGGCATGTCCATCTGCACGGCCTTCTTCGACGTCGCCTACCAGAGCCATCTCCCGCAACTCGTCGACGGAACCCGTCTGGTCGAGGCCAATGTCGCCCTCGAAGCCACGCGCACCATCGCCGCGGCCGGCGGTCCCGGTGCGGGCGGCGCGTTGGTCGGCGCGCTGACGGCGCCCGTGGCGATCGTCGTCGACGCGGTGAGCTTCCTCGTCTCCGCGCTCTGTCTGTCCCGTATCCGGCGGGCCGACGCCAAGCCGGAGCCCCGCCCGGAGGTGCCTCTGCGGGTCGAGATCGCCGAAGGGCTGCACTTCGTCTTCGGCAACCCGCTCCTGCGGGCGCTCACCCTCACCTCCGCGATCTCCAACCTCTTCGGCACGATCGGCGCCGCCATGCTGCTGGTGCTGCTCGCGGGGGAACTGGGGCTGTCACCCCTTCTCTGCGGCCTGGTCTTCACCGTGGAGGCGGTCAGCGGCTTCATCGGCAGCCTGCTCACGATGCGGATCGCCGCGCGCTTGGGTCAGGGCCGGGCGATGTGCGCGTCCGTGATCGCCAGCGGCGTGTTGTGGCTGGCGGCGGTGCCGCTCTTCCACGAGGACTGGCGCTTCGCCGTTGCCGCCGTGCTCCAGGGCCTGGGCTGGACCGCCTTCATGACTTTCAAGATCACCTCGGTGGCCTTCCGCCAACAGCTCTGCCCGGCGCCGCTCCTGGGCCGGATGACGGCGACCTTCCGCTTCGTGGTGTGGGGATCCATGCCCCTCGGCGCGCTCATCGGAGGCGTCCTGGGCGAGTACTTCGGTGCCCGGACGGCACTGTGGACCGGAGCCCTGGGCGAACTCCTCGCCGTACTTCCCCTCCTGCTCTCACCGCTGCGGACGGCACGTGAACTCCCCAGGTAG
- a CDS encoding PhzF family phenazine biosynthesis protein: MRYHHVDVFTDHPYSGNSLAVFPDAGALTGAQMQTITRELRHFESVFLIRDGASERTRRARVFDLTEELDFAGHPLIGAAAVLHALHGTSDHETWTLRLPARTVEVATERHGPGRYASLLDQGGAEFLGRPDAHGLAALFALEPADLDLALPPEIVSTGLRYLLLPVRGDALARACVTTPLGAPLARLGAQFAYLLDAATLEGRHWNNDGILEDIATGSGAGCAAAYLRRHGRIGAGERTLLHQGRFTGRPSEMAVSADGHGQDIRSVRVGGTVAFVADGRLHELPPA; this comes from the coding sequence GTGCGCTATCACCATGTCGACGTCTTCACGGACCATCCCTACAGCGGCAACAGCCTCGCGGTGTTCCCCGACGCCGGTGCGCTGACCGGCGCACAGATGCAGACCATCACCCGGGAACTGCGGCACTTCGAGTCCGTGTTCCTGATCCGGGACGGGGCATCGGAGCGCACCCGGCGGGCACGCGTCTTCGACCTCACCGAGGAATTGGACTTCGCCGGCCACCCCCTCATCGGCGCCGCCGCCGTCCTGCACGCCCTCCACGGCACTTCTGACCACGAGACCTGGACCCTGCGCCTGCCGGCCCGGACGGTGGAGGTCGCCACCGAACGACACGGCCCGGGCCGGTACGCGAGCCTCCTCGACCAGGGCGGCGCCGAGTTCCTCGGCCGCCCCGACGCGCACGGCCTCGCCGCACTGTTCGCCCTCGAACCGGCCGACCTGGACCTCGCCCTGCCCCCGGAGATCGTCTCCACCGGCCTGCGCTACCTGCTGCTCCCCGTACGCGGCGACGCCCTGGCCCGTGCCTGCGTCACCACGCCGCTCGGTGCGCCCCTGGCCCGCCTCGGCGCCCAGTTCGCCTACCTCCTCGACGCCGCCACCCTTGAGGGGCGGCACTGGAACAACGACGGAATCCTCGAAGACATCGCCACCGGAAGCGGCGCGGGCTGCGCAGCTGCCTATCTGCGCCGCCACGGTCGCATCGGCGCGGGCGAGCGGACCCTCCTGCATCAGGGACGCTTCACCGGGCGCCCCAGCGAAATGGCCGTCAGCGCGGACGGCCACGGCCAGGACATCCGCTCCGTGCGCGTCGGGGGCACCGTCGCCTTCGTCGCGGACGGACGCCTCCACGAGCTCCCGCCGGCGTAG
- a CDS encoding cupin domain-containing protein: protein MTKTPAPPLTIVRPGEGTEAFLGSIGVAFKLWGADTGGSVSIVEHPFPVGALVPPHLHTREDEYSIVTEGEIGFRSGDRETVLGPGGYITKPRGELHTMWNAGPVPARMIEIISPAGFEHFFRELAEMLADGPPPTEDAVPVLAAKYGLEFGQPSWLPDVISRFDLTPPGL from the coding sequence ATGACAAAGACTCCGGCCCCACCGCTCACCATCGTCCGCCCCGGCGAGGGGACCGAGGCCTTCCTCGGCTCGATCGGGGTCGCCTTCAAGCTGTGGGGCGCCGACACCGGCGGCTCGGTCTCCATCGTCGAGCACCCCTTCCCGGTCGGGGCACTGGTACCGCCACACCTGCACACCCGAGAGGACGAGTACTCGATCGTGACCGAGGGCGAGATCGGTTTCCGCTCCGGCGACCGCGAAACCGTTCTGGGCCCCGGCGGCTACATCACCAAGCCGCGCGGGGAGCTTCACACGATGTGGAACGCCGGCCCCGTCCCGGCCCGGATGATCGAGATCATCAGTCCGGCCGGATTCGAGCACTTCTTCCGCGAGCTGGCCGAGATGCTCGCCGACGGGCCGCCGCCGACCGAGGACGCGGTGCCGGTGCTCGCCGCCAAGTACGGGCTCGAGTTCGGACAGCCCTCATGGCTGCCCGACGTCATCTCGCGGTTCGATCTCACGCCGCCCGGCCTCTGA
- a CDS encoding TetR/AcrR family transcriptional regulator produces MSEQQRSSKPRGYEMRKRAEDVGRTRQRIVEAAVHLHGTAGPAWTTIAAIAERAGVTRLTVYRHFPDETALFEACSGHWLSEQRLPRPQEWGAMENPLERLTAGLADIYRFYRAGEQMLTLVIRDRHAVPQPIREAREETTRRYVEVLADAWPDVDDPLRRAVIGHAAAFSTWRSLCLEQGLADREAVEVMVALVGAVGARS; encoded by the coding sequence TTGAGTGAACAGCAGCGTTCGTCGAAACCGCGTGGCTACGAGATGCGCAAACGCGCCGAGGACGTGGGCCGGACGCGGCAGCGCATCGTCGAGGCCGCCGTGCATCTCCATGGCACCGCGGGCCCGGCCTGGACGACCATCGCAGCGATCGCCGAGCGCGCCGGGGTCACCCGGCTGACCGTCTACCGGCATTTCCCGGATGAGACGGCGTTGTTCGAGGCCTGCTCGGGACACTGGCTGTCGGAGCAGAGGCTGCCCCGACCCCAGGAATGGGGCGCGATGGAGAACCCCCTCGAGCGGCTGACGGCCGGGCTCGCCGACATCTACCGCTTCTATCGCGCGGGCGAGCAGATGCTGACGTTGGTCATCCGTGACCGGCACGCCGTGCCCCAGCCGATCCGCGAGGCCCGGGAGGAGACGACCCGGCGGTACGTCGAGGTGCTGGCCGATGCCTGGCCGGATGTCGACGACCCGCTCCGGCGGGCGGTGATCGGCCACGCCGCGGCGTTCTCCACGTGGCGTTCTCTGTGTCTGGAGCAAGGGCTCGCAGACCGTGAGGCGGTCGAGGTCATGGTCGCGCTGGTGGGAGCTGTCGGCGCCAGGTCCTGA
- a CDS encoding DUF2182 domain-containing protein → MPHVRLEAPAPTGPGVLLPRRDLAVGWTLMVLIAVLAWVLTIGQARRMGMEPGTMGLALPLFLLLWVVMMAAMMLPSVAPVAITWVRGISRRPAAPAVRALHIAEFVIGYLLAWTGFGLLAYGALALTGDLVRGDPQVGRWIGAGAFLLAGLHQFGPLKRVCLRHCRNPMFQLLRYSRFRPWAKDLRVGAHHGLYCVGCCWGLMLVLIPLGVMNVAAMAAVAVVIFLEKLWRRGPWFAWAIGIAFLVLAALAPFQDWLLPGLENAPPMEETNRMAGPL, encoded by the coding sequence ATGCCGCACGTCCGTCTCGAAGCGCCCGCGCCGACCGGGCCCGGGGTCCTTCTGCCCCGGCGTGATCTGGCGGTCGGCTGGACGCTGATGGTGCTGATCGCCGTACTCGCCTGGGTGCTCACCATCGGGCAGGCCCGGCGGATGGGGATGGAGCCCGGCACGATGGGCCTGGCGCTCCCGCTCTTCCTGCTGCTGTGGGTGGTGATGATGGCGGCGATGATGCTGCCGTCGGTGGCCCCGGTCGCCATCACCTGGGTGCGGGGGATCAGCCGCCGCCCGGCGGCTCCGGCGGTCCGCGCGCTGCACATCGCCGAGTTCGTCATCGGGTACCTGCTGGCCTGGACCGGCTTCGGACTGCTCGCGTACGGCGCCCTGGCGCTGACCGGGGACCTCGTGCGCGGTGATCCGCAGGTGGGGCGTTGGATCGGGGCGGGAGCCTTCCTCCTCGCGGGGCTGCACCAGTTCGGGCCGCTGAAGCGGGTCTGCCTGCGGCACTGCCGCAACCCGATGTTCCAGCTGCTGCGGTACTCGCGGTTCCGGCCGTGGGCGAAGGACCTGCGGGTCGGCGCGCACCACGGTCTGTACTGCGTCGGCTGCTGCTGGGGGCTGATGCTCGTCCTGATCCCGCTCGGCGTGATGAACGTGGCGGCCATGGCGGCCGTGGCCGTGGTGATCTTCCTGGAGAAGCTGTGGCGGCGGGGCCCCTGGTTCGCCTGGGCCATCGGGATCGCCTTCCTCGTCCTGGCGGCCCTCGCCCCCTTCCAGGACTGGCTGCTGCCGGGCCTGGAGAACGCTCCCCCGATGGAGGAGACGAACCGGATGGCGGGCCCGCTCTGA
- a CDS encoding DUF1326 domain-containing protein — translation MSETTATIPRWHAAGDWFDTCRCNVPCPCSFAQLPTYGECDGVLAWHIREGNYGEVRLDGLNVLMLGSFVGNIWAEHTDSYAAVFLDERADDGQRQALQMIFGGQAGSWPAEMVTMMAAEMRGMDFAPIQIDVDEDLGGWRATIPGRVEASAVALTGPTTPEGARVQSTNLPGAETGPGQIATWGRSTADRADAFGFHWSREGQSSKHITFDWTGPE, via the coding sequence ATGTCCGAGACGACAGCGACCATCCCGAGATGGCACGCGGCCGGGGACTGGTTCGACACGTGCAGGTGCAACGTCCCCTGCCCCTGCTCCTTCGCCCAATTGCCCACCTACGGGGAATGCGACGGAGTCCTTGCCTGGCACATCCGCGAGGGCAACTACGGCGAGGTGCGCCTGGACGGCCTCAACGTGCTGATGCTCGGCTCCTTCGTCGGCAACATATGGGCCGAGCACACGGACTCGTACGCGGCGGTGTTCCTCGACGAGCGTGCCGACGACGGGCAGCGCCAAGCCCTACAGATGATCTTCGGCGGTCAGGCGGGCAGCTGGCCCGCCGAGATGGTGACCATGATGGCCGCCGAGATGCGCGGCATGGACTTCGCCCCCATCCAGATCGACGTCGACGAAGACCTCGGCGGCTGGCGCGCAACGATCCCCGGCCGGGTCGAGGCGAGCGCCGTAGCCCTCACCGGCCCGACGACGCCGGAGGGCGCGCGGGTCCAGTCGACCAACCTGCCCGGCGCGGAGACCGGGCCGGGACAGATCGCGACCTGGGGCCGCTCCACCGCGGACCGCGCCGACGCCTTCGGCTTCCACTGGAGCCGGGAGGGCCAGTCCAGCAAGCACATCACCTTCGACTGGACCGGCCCGGAGTAG
- a CDS encoding ADP-ribosylglycohydrolase family protein codes for MPLPEAPRTPDAAPDAARDSLEGLALGDAFGERWFPHLRHGQAALTQIRERRTPEESLWKWTDDTAMALSVHRILTIHGAVHQDQLAEAFAAAYLDDAYRGYGYGMHQLLPELARDPSSWRTGARTLFGGEGSLGNGAAMRVAPLGAWFHEDLDEVAEQAAFSAEVTHAHPEGIAGAVAVALAAALAARSRGAAAPLPAALLHEVADRTPAGPIAEGLRQAAALPGDTAPSRAAEILGNGMRIRASDTVPFALWSAAHHMDSLTDALWTTAEGLGDVDTTCAITGGTVAARTGTAAAPTSWHTRREPLPPWLAAS; via the coding sequence ATGCCACTGCCCGAAGCGCCCCGTACACCCGACGCCGCACCCGATGCCGCACGCGACTCCCTCGAAGGCCTGGCCCTCGGCGACGCCTTCGGCGAGCGCTGGTTCCCGCACCTGCGCCACGGCCAAGCGGCCCTGACCCAGATCCGGGAGCGCAGGACGCCCGAGGAGTCCTTGTGGAAATGGACGGACGACACCGCGATGGCGCTGTCGGTCCACCGGATCCTGACCATCCACGGCGCCGTGCACCAGGACCAGTTGGCGGAGGCCTTCGCAGCGGCGTACCTCGACGACGCCTACCGCGGCTACGGGTACGGCATGCACCAGCTGCTGCCCGAGCTCGCGCGGGACCCGTCGAGCTGGCGTACGGGGGCACGGACCCTGTTCGGCGGCGAGGGCAGCCTCGGCAACGGAGCAGCGATGCGGGTGGCCCCGCTGGGCGCCTGGTTCCACGAGGACCTGGACGAGGTGGCGGAGCAGGCGGCCTTCTCCGCCGAGGTCACGCACGCCCACCCCGAGGGCATCGCGGGAGCCGTGGCCGTGGCCCTGGCCGCCGCACTGGCGGCCCGCAGCCGCGGCGCAGCCGCGCCCCTGCCCGCGGCGCTCCTGCACGAGGTCGCCGACCGCACGCCGGCGGGCCCCATAGCCGAGGGGCTGCGCCAGGCCGCCGCCCTCCCCGGCGACACGGCCCCGAGCCGGGCCGCCGAGATCCTGGGCAACGGCATGCGGATCCGTGCGAGCGACACGGTCCCGTTCGCCCTGTGGTCCGCCGCCCACCACATGGACAGCCTCACCGACGCCCTGTGGACCACCGCCGAGGGCCTCGGCGACGTGGACACCACCTGCGCCATCACCGGCGGCACGGTCGCCGCCCGCACGGGCACCGCCGCCGCCCCCACCTCCTGGCACACCCGCCGCGAACCGCTCCCGCCCTGGCTCGCAGCCTCGTAG
- a CDS encoding NUDIX domain-containing protein gives MAATGIVLDSRGRVLVLTTSYKTEHELPGGGVEDTETPEEGLARELKEELDLSVPVGRLLAVDSRPPGPLGRSLVVHAHLVGPLTPEEASAISFPDGKVTEARWLTPDEAYEALPARVAPRLRAALAALHTGSLAHLIDGVPQPGSPAGLDPQRRAALEHAGAFDTAGHRAARPKALTAASVLFTDSDGAVLLVQPAYGDPDHWHLPGGGIDSDLGEIPRAAAHREVREELGLDAPPGRLLAVNWSHRPGYPARIRFLYDGGTLDARTLARIRLPASELLQWRTVPRSDLRSFVKPALRRQIKACLKARAKATGPLELHAGRPVENPDA, from the coding sequence ATGGCCGCCACCGGGATCGTGCTGGACTCCCGCGGGCGGGTCCTCGTACTGACCACCTCGTACAAGACGGAACACGAACTGCCCGGCGGGGGCGTCGAGGACACCGAGACCCCGGAGGAAGGGCTGGCCCGGGAGCTGAAGGAGGAACTGGACCTGAGCGTTCCGGTCGGCCGGCTGCTCGCCGTGGACTCCCGCCCGCCGGGACCCCTCGGGCGCTCCCTCGTCGTCCACGCCCACCTCGTCGGACCCCTGACGCCGGAGGAGGCCTCCGCGATCTCCTTCCCGGACGGCAAGGTCACCGAGGCCCGCTGGCTCACCCCGGACGAGGCCTACGAGGCCCTGCCCGCCCGGGTCGCACCCCGGCTCCGGGCCGCACTGGCCGCCCTGCACACCGGCTCCCTCGCGCACCTGATCGACGGTGTCCCCCAGCCCGGATCCCCGGCCGGACTGGATCCGCAGCGCCGGGCGGCCCTGGAACACGCGGGCGCCTTCGACACCGCCGGTCACCGGGCCGCCCGCCCCAAGGCCCTCACGGCGGCGAGCGTGCTGTTCACCGATTCCGATGGCGCGGTGCTCCTGGTGCAGCCCGCGTACGGGGATCCGGACCACTGGCACCTGCCGGGCGGCGGCATCGACAGCGACCTCGGCGAGATCCCGCGGGCCGCCGCGCACCGCGAGGTCCGCGAGGAACTCGGCCTCGACGCCCCGCCGGGCCGGCTGCTGGCCGTCAACTGGTCCCACCGGCCCGGCTATCCGGCCCGCATCCGCTTCCTCTACGACGGCGGCACCCTCGACGCCCGCACCCTGGCCCGCATCCGGCTGCCCGCATCGGAGCTGCTCCAGTGGCGCACGGTCCCCCGGTCCGATCTCCGCTCCTTCGTGAAACCGGCCCTGCGCCGCCAGATCAAGGCCTGCCTCAAGGCCCGCGCCAAGGCCACCGGCCCCCTGGAACTGCACGCGGGCCGCCCGGTCGAAAACCCGGATGCATGA
- a CDS encoding LysE/ArgO family amino acid transporter — protein sequence MTHGIIPAGLAGFGTGLSLIVAIGAQNAFVLRQGVRRHSVLAVVAICALSDAALIALGVAGVGAFVTAWPPALTLVGLVGGAFLICYGILAARRTLRPAPGAALRAEGADSASGAGSGTTRAAVLTCLAMTWLNPHVHLDTVLLLGSLAADRGDLRWAFGIGAGLASLIWFGALGYGARLLSGLFARPASWRVLDGLVAATMVTMGGLLLARA from the coding sequence ATGACACACGGCATCATCCCGGCGGGCCTCGCCGGCTTCGGAACCGGACTTTCCCTCATCGTGGCCATCGGCGCCCAGAACGCCTTCGTCCTGCGCCAGGGCGTACGCCGCCACTCGGTCCTCGCCGTGGTCGCCATCTGCGCCCTCTCCGACGCGGCCCTCATCGCCCTCGGCGTGGCCGGCGTCGGCGCGTTCGTCACCGCCTGGCCGCCCGCTCTCACCCTGGTCGGCCTCGTCGGCGGGGCCTTCCTGATCTGCTACGGGATCCTCGCCGCCCGCCGTACGCTGCGCCCCGCTCCCGGCGCCGCCCTCAGGGCCGAGGGGGCGGACTCCGCCTCCGGCGCCGGTTCCGGCACCACCCGGGCCGCCGTGCTGACCTGCCTGGCCATGACCTGGCTCAACCCCCACGTGCACCTCGACACGGTGCTGCTGCTCGGCTCCCTCGCCGCCGACCGGGGCGACCTGCGCTGGGCGTTCGGCATCGGGGCCGGTCTGGCGAGCCTGATCTGGTTCGGCGCGCTGGGCTACGGTGCCCGGCTGCTCAGCGGCCTGTTCGCCCGGCCCGCGTCCTGGCGGGTCCTCGACGGGCTCGTGGCGGCGACCATGGTCACGATGGGCGGCCTGCTCCTAGCCCGGGCCTAG
- a CDS encoding LysR family transcriptional regulator ArgP codes for MDELPVDQVRTLLAVIDGGTFDAAAAALHVTPSAVSQRVKALEQRTGRVLLMRTKPVRATESGEVVLRFARQLARLERDARAELGMAQGLGPVRLPIAVNADSLATWFLPALTRVPQDPPVCFELHREDEGHATELLRDGRVMAAVTSQPEAVAGCTVRKLGLARYLPVASPGFADRHLQGRVDRDLRVAPVVVFDRRDLIQDRFVRMLTADEGAGASEVRHYVPTSEGFCDAAVAGLGWAMVPEAQAEPLVEQGRLVVIAPGRKLDVPLYWQQWKLDSPALSTVASVIAQAAAGALH; via the coding sequence ATGGATGAACTGCCTGTGGACCAGGTGCGGACGCTGCTCGCGGTGATCGACGGGGGCACCTTCGACGCGGCGGCCGCCGCTCTGCACGTGACCCCCTCCGCCGTCAGCCAGCGCGTCAAGGCGCTGGAGCAGCGGACCGGGCGGGTCCTGCTGATGCGGACCAAACCGGTGCGCGCGACCGAGTCCGGGGAGGTCGTCCTGCGCTTCGCGCGGCAGCTGGCCCGGCTGGAGCGGGACGCGCGGGCCGAGCTCGGGATGGCGCAGGGCCTGGGGCCCGTGCGGCTACCGATCGCGGTCAACGCGGACTCGCTGGCCACGTGGTTCCTGCCCGCGCTGACCCGGGTGCCGCAGGATCCGCCCGTCTGCTTCGAACTGCACCGCGAGGACGAGGGGCACGCGACCGAGCTGCTGCGGGACGGCCGCGTGATGGCGGCGGTGACCTCGCAGCCGGAGGCGGTGGCGGGGTGCACGGTGCGCAAGCTGGGGCTGGCGCGGTACCTGCCGGTGGCGAGCCCCGGGTTCGCGGACCGGCACCTGCAGGGGAGGGTGGACCGGGACCTGCGGGTGGCCCCGGTGGTCGTCTTCGACCGGCGGGACCTGATCCAGGACCGCTTCGTGCGGATGCTGACGGCGGACGAGGGGGCCGGTGCCTCGGAGGTACGGCACTACGTGCCCACCTCGGAGGGGTTCTGCGACGCCGCGGTCGCCGGGCTGGGCTGGGCGATGGTGCCGGAGGCGCAGGCGGAGCCGTTGGTGGAGCAGGGGCGGCTGGTCGTCATCGCGCCGGGGCGCAAGCTCGACGTACCGCTGTACTGGCAGCAGTGGAAGCTCGATTCGCCCGCGCTGTCGACGGTGGCGTCGGTGATCGCGCAGGCGGCGGCGGGGGCACTTCACTAG